In Penaeus vannamei isolate JL-2024 chromosome 15, ASM4276789v1, whole genome shotgun sequence, the following are encoded in one genomic region:
- the Polr2E gene encoding DNA-directed RNA polymerases I, II, and III subunit RPABC1, which produces MDDEAETYKLWRIRKTIMQLCHDRGYLVTQDELDQTLDQFKEQFGDKPSERHPARSDLIVLVAHNDDPTDQMFVFFPDEPKVGVRTIKTYCTRMQEENIQRAIIVVQSGMSPSAKQALVDMAPKYILEQFLESELLINITEHELVPEHVVMTAEEKTELLQRYKLKDNQLMRIQAGDPVARYFGLKRGQVVKIIRPSETAGRYISYRLVV; this is translated from the exons ATGGATGACGAAGCTGAGACTTACAAGCTTTGGCGTATCCGCAAGACCATCATGCAGCTCTGCCACGACCGTGGGTACTTAGTAACACAAGATGAATTGGATCAGACACTTGATCAATTCAAGGAGCAGTTTGGAGACAAACCATCAGAGCGTCACCCTGCAAGATCAGACCTGATTGTGCTAGTAGCCCACAATGATGATCCAACAGATCAGATGTTTGTTTTCTTCCCAGATGAACCAAAG GTGGGGGTACGAACAATCAAGACTTATTGCACCAGGATGCAGGAAGAGAATATTCAACGTGCTATCATTGTTGTGCAGTCAGGAATGTCTCCATCTGCCAAACAG GCTTTAGTCGACATGGCACCCAAGTACATCCTTGAACAGTTTTTAGAATCTGAGTTGCTGATCAACATCACAGAGCACGAACTTGTACCAGAACATGTGGTCATGACagcagaagagaaaacagagtTGCTTCAGAG aTATAAGCTGAAGGATAATCAGCTTATGAGAATCCAGGCTGGAGATCCAGTGGCACGGTATTTTGGCCTGAAACGTGGGCAGGTAGTGAAAATTATTCGACCATCTGAAACTGCTGGACGGTACATTTCATATAGACTAGtggtgtga